From the Perognathus longimembris pacificus isolate PPM17 chromosome 9, ASM2315922v1, whole genome shotgun sequence genome, one window contains:
- the Ufl1 gene encoding E3 UFM1-protein ligase 1: MADAWEEIRRLAADFQRAQFAEATQRLSERNCIEIVTKLIAQKQLEVVHTLDGKEYVTPAQIIKEMRDELHVRGGRVNIVDLQQVINVDLTHIENRIGDIIKSEKHVQLVLGQLIDENYLDRLAEEVNDKLQESGQVTISELCKTYDLPGNFLTQALTQRLGKIINGHIDLDNRGVIFTEAFVSRHKARIRGLFSAITRPTAVNSLISKYGFQEQLLYSVLEELVTSGRLRGTVIGGRQDKAVFVPDIYSRTQSTWVDSFFRQNGYLEFDALSRLGIPDAVSYIKKRYKTTQLLFLKTACVGQGLVDQVEASVEEAISSGTWVDISPLLPSSISIEDASMLLQQVMRLFSKQASATVFSDTVVVSEKFITDCIDQFSELMHQKAEKEMKNNPVNLITEEDLKQFSILENVNANKKDKKDERRKRATEGSGSVRGSSGSNAREYKTKKSKKKGRKDDDSDDESQSSHTGKKKPDISFLCQDEIEDHLIKHVQDASEEFISELAEYLVRPLNKAYLEVVRSVFMSSTSASGAGRKRTIKDLQEEVSNLYNNIRLFEKGMKYFADDTQSALSKHLLKTVCTDITNLIFNFLASDLMMAVDDPATITSEVRKKILSKLSEETKVALTKLHNSLNEKSIEDFLSCLDSAAEACDIMVKKGDKKRERQILFQHRQALAEQLKVTEDPALILHLTSVLLFQFSTHSMLHAPGRCVPQIIAFLNHRIPEDQHTLLVKYQGLVVKQLISQNKKTGQGDDPSNDELDKEQQDVTNTTRKELQELSLCIKDLALKSRKSSVTEE; encoded by the exons ATGGCGGACGCTTGGGAAGAGATCCGGCGGTTGGCGGCTGACTTCCAGCGGGCGCAGTTCGCCGAAGCCACGCAGAG gTTGTCAGAGCGGAACTGCATTGAGATTGTGACTAAGTTAATTGCTCAGAAACAACTAGAAGTAGTTCACACACTTGATGGAAAGGAATATGTCACTCCAGCCCAAATTATTAAAGAGATGAGAGATGAACTACATGTCCGAGGTG GTCGAGTAAATATTGTTGATCTACAACag GTTATTAATGTGGATTTGACTCATATTGAAAATAGAATTGGTGACATTATTAAATCAGAAAAGCATGTCCAGCTAGTACTGGGACAACTGATAGATGA AAACTATTTGGATCGATTAGCAGAAGAAGTAAATGATAAGCTGCAAGAAAGTGGTCAAGTAACCATATCAGAATTATGTAAAACTTATGACCTTCCTGGAAATTTCCTGACACAG GCATTAACTCAGCGACTTGGCAAAATTATCAATGGGCATATTGATCTTGATAACAGAGGAGTAATCTTTACTGAAGCCTTTGTATCTCGCCATAAAGCACGCATCCGAGGACTGTTCAGTGCTATTACCCG GCCCACAGCagtgaattccttgatttcaaagTACGGATTTCAAGAGCAGCTTCTTTACT CTGTGCTCGAAGAGCTTGTTACTAGTGGTCGATTACGAGGCACTGTGATTGGTGGGAGACAAGACAAAGCTGTGTTTGTGCCTGACATCTATTCCAGAACACAGAGTACTTGGGTGGATTCTTTCTTCAGGCAGAATGGATATTTAG AATTTGATGCTCTGTCCAGACTTGGAATCCCAGATGCTGTTAGCTacataaaaaaaagatataagacTACACAGCTCCTGTTTTTGAAGACAGCTTGTGTTGGTCAAGGTCTTGTGGATCAGGTGGAAGCATCAGTGGAGGAAGCCATCAGCTCTGGAACCTGGGTTGACATTTCA CCCCTGCTTCCCAGTTCTATATCAATTGAAGATGCTTCCATGTTGCTTCAGCAGGTGATGAGACTGTTCAGCAAACAGGCTTCAGCTACAGTCTTTAGTGACACCGTTGTAGTCAGTGAAAAGTTTATAACTGACTGCATAGATCAGTTCAGTGAACTAAtgcaccagaaagctgaaaag gaaatgaaaaataatcctGTGAATTTAATCACTGAAGAAGATCTGAAACAATTCTCcattttagaaaatgttaatGCAAATAAGAAGGATAAAAAGGATGAGCGCAGGAAGAGAGCAACAG AGGGTAGTGGCAGTGTGAGAGGAAGCAGTGGGAGCAATGCCCGCgaatacaaaactaaaaaaagcaagaagaaaggaagaaaagatgatgacagtgatgatgaatcTCAGTCATCTCACACAG GAAAGAAGAAGCCAGACATTTCTTTTCTGTGCCAGGATGAGATTGAAGATCATTTGATAAAACATGTACAAGATGCATCTGAGGAGTTTATTTCTGAACTTGCTGAATACTTAGTAAG ACCTCTTAATAAAGCATATCTCGAAGTGGTACGTTCAGTGTTCATGTCTTCAACTTCTGCTTCTGGAGCTGGCAGAAAACGCACCATCAAAGACCTACAAGAAGAGGTTTCAAACCTATACAATAATATTAGGTTGTTTGAAAAAGGGATGAAGTATTTTGCAG ATGACACTCAATCTGCTCTTTCCAAGCACTTGCTGAAGACAGTGTGTACTGACATCACGAACCTCATTTTCAACTTCTTAGCTTCAGATTTGATGATGGCGGTAGATGACCCTGCAACCATTACAAGTGAA gtaaggaaaaaaattttaagtaaattgtCAGAAGAAACCAAAGTAGCTCTCACAAAACTCCACAATTCTCTTAATGAAAAA AGCATAGAAGACTTTCTGTCTTGTCTGGATTCTGCAGCAGAAGCTTGTGATATTATGGTAAAAAAAGGAGACAAGAAAAGAGAACG acaaATACTATTCCAGCATCGACAAGCACTGGCTGAACAACTGAAAGTCACGGAAGACCCCGCTCTTATTTTGCACCTCACATCAGTCCTGTTATTTCAGTTCTCAACCCACAGCATGCTCCATGCACCTGGAAGATGTGTTCCACAGATCATAGCTTTTCTTAATCATAGAATTCCAGAG GACCAGCATACTCTTTTGGTAAAGTATCAAGGTTTGGTTGTGAAGCAGTTAATCAGTCAAAATAAGAAGACTGGGCAGGGAGATGATCCCTCCAATGATGAGTTAGACAAAGAACAGCAGGATGTCACCAATACTACTCGTAAAGAGCTTCAAGAACTTTCTCTATGCATTAAAGACCTTGCTCTGAAATCCAGGAAATCATCTGTGACAGAAGAGTAG